From the Hemicordylus capensis ecotype Gifberg chromosome 1, rHemCap1.1.pri, whole genome shotgun sequence genome, the window agtcaatgtcaactcctggcgcccacagagcccagtggttgtttctggtagaatttaggaggggtttaccattgccttctcccgcatagtatgagatgatgcctttcagcatcttcctctatcactgctgcccgatataggtatttcccatagtctgggtaacataccagcggggattcgaactggcaacctctggcttgctagtcaagtcatatccctgctgcaccattaggtggcttctatgCTCAATTACTGCTATGTAAACATCAGTTTGAGGCCAGTTTTTTTAATGTGCACCCAGATACAAAACCTGCAGTTCCAAAATAAATGTGCAATTCTAAAATAATTTTCGTGCCATTCAAAAatgcaagtcatgcaaaagttatACTAGaagatgtaaaaagtgactgataacaatgagaaatgTAAAGTGAATAGTCCAGGCTTCTCTTGATCCCAGACCCTGAGCAAAtgtacccatttctcctcctcctgccaaagATGCATCCTGCAGATTCCCATTACTCCCCCAGAGCCTTAACCAAATGAATATGACACTCTTCTGCAGTAGTGCTGTCAATTGTttagttctgaggattttctcccactctgtgtagacttctagatgccatgggatgtgactctaggcaaaagagtactctaggcaacaaagtgtGTACAGACAAGGAAAATACACAAGTGTGTGTTGAAGTGGTGAATCCTACACATGACTTACACTtgcataccattgtgcagttctgaaattTCCTTTTAACACCCGCCACCAGACTCTTGTTTGAGGCCTTGCACAGCATCAAATGAAGCCAGAAAGTGGCTCTAATTTTGCTTGTTATCCCTGGATAATAAGAAAAACCCATTTAGTACATTAGTTCTGCTGTGTCCTTCAGCCATTATTGATCCATCTAATTTCGTGTTTCCATGTTTCTCTCACAAGTAAAGCAACTCTCATTCCCTTTCCTCCCTGTTCATAATGAACACTTAGGTGGTTTCATGTAGTAAAATTAGGAGTTTCCATAGTTCCTAATCAAAAAGACCTTGTGATTATCATTACTAAAGGCTGTAAGGTATGTGGTAATGAAGTTGTATGAATATTAAAAAGGAGCAGGCCAAGCATTTTGTGTCCAGGGATATTTGTGATAACCCCTTAGAATGTTGTTGTTGGAATCTATTCTGCACTGAATTCAGTTGTCATTAACCACTTATTGTATGGCAAAACCCATACCACAATCCGTATAGGCTGGTTAGAATAAACAAACTCACAGGCTCTGAGTTGCACACAGCAGACCAGTTACATGTTTCTGCCTGCCAGGCACTTTATAAGACATATTTTTGTGGGCCCAGGACTTTCAGTGTTACCTTTAGTTGTTGTTATAGCTTCATAGAAAAATAGAATTGGTAAGATGTTCATTTCCCTGCCAAAGGGCAGGACCATTTACCCAGCCACTTGCCTGTACATCATCTCAATCAACCCAGATCACAAGCCAAGATACAGGGACTAGAGAGCTCCAGGTAcctcataagaaaagccctgtctcggtcaggcctaaggcctctctggtccagcaccctgttttgcacagtgacccacccacccatcccgatttgggaagccacacaacctggagatggagccatgctgcctctcctgccattgctcatCTGCAattggtgttcagaggcatctcaAAAACACACAAAAGTTGGTCACACGACTGACTctgctggggaagggaggggcttTCTTGTCTTCCCCCCACATGATCTGGACCCCAATCAAGGCTCCTCTACTTGcctgcccacacagctgccaggGTGGTCGAGCcaggaactggaggaggaagtcctctagcatcccacaatgcaccacaccaggagtgCAATGTATTGGGGATTTCCCCGCTTACAAATGCTCTTGCCACCCACCTTTGTGAACAacatgatgggggtggggtgaggtagaagggcacgcTTGCACCTTTCTACCTCACTATTAGCCTGGGCAACAAACCCGGGCTACCCGGTCGTGGAGCGCAGGGATTGGGATCAATCCAGGCACTTCTCATGGTCAGCTCTACCCATGTAGGGCTACCCTAGGCTGGGTAGAgccagttgtgagaatgaccttactaGGTGACAGAGGGTCAGACCCAGGATCGTAAATCAGTCTGATTCAGGAAGGAATTCCTTTCTGACCCCAGACATAACTAGGTCAGACCCTGAGCATCGGCAACACATTGGTTCATACAGTCATATGAATCTATGTTTAAAGTTGGTAACCTGCATTGGCGTGATTGTTTTAATCCACACAAGGTTACTGATGTGGGCTTGTGTCCCAAGATGAAACTGAGATTCCCattttggcatgggttcacacaatcacattaaggtcatttactGATTTTAAACccagatttgaatgattgtgtgaaccaggcctttgtCTTCCAAAGAGATTATCTAGAATCCACACTTTCTTCTTACACTGCCCACTTTCTTCACCGTAGTTTGGCAGTTCTTGGCACTCCACAGGACAAAGAGTAAAGCCCCAAGTGCCTATGTAGGAAGAGCCCTTCCTGACCCCAGGAAGTCACAACTGAAGTACTAAAACAGGGAATCAGAAGCAATTCCTGTAATGGATTGCTTTCAGTTTCCCTGAAGTAGTTATATCCCTCATTCACTTGTTCTTTAGAGAGAATCAAGCTGACATCTTTGTCAGCTGGGTGTAGTGCATtccaccacccacccccgccccgaaTTATTCACCTGTTTCTTCAGACCTGATTTGTGACTTACCCTCCCCACCAACaataaacacaattttaaaaacccagatttTATAATAATTAATTTTGCAatcttgtattttaaaatgttgtgagccaccttgaggaCCTCCTGGccaaaaagtgggatataaatcagcAGCAGCCTGCCAGTGTGGGCAGGCAAAATGCTATTGAGGTGTTTTATGGCTCTCTTGTCTTTAATGGAAAGTTTTAGCTTACAGGTCCTGTCCCTGTCCAACCTCGCTGAGGATTAGTAATGAATAGCTTGCTAATTGCCCTTTTGAACAACCACACTTAATATTCCCAGTGTTAATATCTGTTCCTGTGGGGAGAAGCTTTAATTACCGGTCTCcttgctattttttttttcatttttaatagtGTAAtagtgccattttgtttttttgttttgtaaaggATGGAAACAAATGCAAGGAAACCAATAACAATGCAAGGAAATCAATAATTAAAGCAATTCATGCACTAACAGAAACTGATACTGTGCCAAGCAAGATAATTTATCACTAATCCTCCAGCTGTGATCAACAAGAACAATAAAATCTATAGGACCTGTGAACAGGAAACTTTTAATTAGCATTGGACAGGACCTTTGCTGAATGGAACTTCTTATAAATAAACATTTATTGTAAATAAACATTCTACAGTGACATTGGCCACGAGGAAGGGCCTTGCTGGATAACATTGCACTGTATGAGATACTGTGTGGAACCTCTCCGAATTCTGGGTTAATTAATTTGGGGAAAGCAATGCCTCAACAGCACTGAGGCTCTGTGGCAGCATCCCACAACCTGATCCAGGCAGGTGATCGCAGAACAATATACACCTAATAACTAAAACACATGATTTGCAACCTCACTGCATTGATGTCTACTTTGTAAGTATTAGTACTTATATCAATAACTTTCTTTAACCTAAGGAGTTCTGTTCCTGTTATCAGGAGTTAGAGATGTAcacaaaccaaggtttgtgcactggtttggtgccggACCGCTTTGGACAATGTCCGAACTGGTTTTTCTCTAGTTGCTCTTCTTTTTGCCTGTTGCAGTCTGTATGCATTCTTTTTAAGTAAGGGGATGAAAACTTATACAAGGTCTTATACAAAGGTCTTATACAAAGTTACCAGAATTGCACTATTTGTCCTAGAAATATCTTATCTAATATCCCCAAGGACTATATTTGCTTTTGTTGCAGCTGCAtgacaatggagaggagagctggtcttgtggtagcaagcatgacttgtccccatagctaagcagggtctgccctggttgcatatgaatgggagacttgatgtgtgagcactgcaagatattcccctcaggggatgaagccactctgggaagagcagaaggtttcaagttccctccctggcatctccaagatagggctgagagagattcctgcctgcaaccttggagaagctgctgccagtctgtgaagacaatactgagctagatagaccaatggtctgactcaatatatggcagtttcctatgttcctatgtggcttACAATTTATTGCAATTAACCAATACCTGAGATATCTTTCTCCAGGGCTTGTTTTCAGCTAATGATTTCCCAAGAGGTAATAAAAATCTTTTATTATTTGTACAAATACATGACTTTACATTCTGCAATGCtgaattccattccattccacttCATTTCTATTACTTCAGTTCATGAGGTCATCCAATTAAAATTTCTAACTGTGATGCCTTCTAAACTCAATGTCATATTCAGTTTCCAGCAACACACTCCCTGTCTTCTTTTTATTAATAGAAATATTTAATAAAACAGGTCCTATGTCTGATTGTTGATGCACAGCAAACAGTGGTTGCCCTGCACTCTCTAATGTGCCAAAGTGGACTTGGTTGCTGGGCAGAGGCATCTAGCTTGCCTTACAAAACCCCTTACTCCTATACCAATATTTCAGGGTTCATAGGCTGAAAAGATGATGGCTAAGGGAGTTGGGTATGTAGCCAATAGCAGCAGCCATGTCAGAGCTGCAGAATGCTCAGGGAGGCCCAGCACTGGCACAAAGAGGCAAATTCCTCCACCATGCCAGCACTTGTACCTTTTATGCTGAAGTGGATAAGTTGCAGCAGCTGATAGGAGTGGGCAGTCAGTGTAGTGACAACAGCTTCTTCTTGGTTTTTCTCCACTCTATTCTCTGCTCCTAACTTGGATTTGAACTTAAATATATGTTGCAAAAGCTTGAAAGTGCGGTTACACAACATGATGCCATGGGAATCTTCTTTCTCAGAGGCGTGTAGGACCAGTGAAGACAGGTGGTGTAGTGCAAAATACAGCAAGTATTAACTGGCAGTAAAGTGCTAGGGATATGTCCTTCAAAAGGAGTTTGGTTCAGTTAGTTCTGGCCCTATAGACATTTGCTTCCTACTTATCCTTTACTTGCTGATGTACACACAGTGTTGCTGTTTACCTCTCTGTACTTGTCTCTGCCAGCCTGTTATTCATAATCCCCAAAGCTCCCACACCACCAGCGAAGCCATTTTGTCTAGAAACAATGCTCATTTGTCTTGGAAAGCCATTGGCACTGTCAGACAATTGTTTCTGCATGATGGCCAATGACACCTTGTTAGAGGCTAAGAGATCTTTCATGGAAATCATTTCACCGGACATTCTGCGCCCATCTGTGTCGCTCTCAATGACGCCATCTGACTCGATGGATATGTTGCGTTGGCTCCGGGCAACCCCCGGCACGACGACATTCCTCCGTGACCGGAAGAGTTTCCTTTGGCATTTCTGACATGTGCATTCCAGTTTCTTTAATATCCAGTTTATGGACTGTTTGATTACAATAGAGATCACATTAAATAAGGAATAGATACAACATACCCCCATGAGTATGAAGATAAAATTGCCAAATCGGTAAAGGCCATGGTTCTCATACTGGGCATTCTGGCTGCTGACCAGGTCCCCAAAACCAATAGTGCTGAAGGCCACAAAGCAAAAATAAAGTGAATCGAAATAACTCCACCCTTCTATTGGAGTGTACATAGCGGAGGCACAACAGGAAATGATGAGTGATGCTAGGCACAAGATAAGCATGACGTAATACACAGATGGCTTCCATCCTGCTAAGCTGTCCACTTCAGCATTTCCCGAGGCTTGTCGGATGTCTTGTGGAAGGGCCCCCTTTCTCCTTAGTTGTCTCTCATGGCAGGACTTCATGACATATGCTATGATCGTGATCAAGCGCTCCAGGAACAAGTTGAAGAACAAGATGGTCCCTGCACAACCTATAAGGCCATAAAATATTAGAAAAAGTTTGCCTGTAATGGTGGCGGGCGTGGTCATGCCAAATCCTGGAAGACAAAATAGGGAAGAGCCATGTTACATCACAAAGACTTCTAAACAAGTCACATCGCAAAGACGTCTAAACTTGATGAAGAGGAACAAGTGGCAAAAGATTTCAGTCAGACAGAAAGGTTGgaaaactgggtgtgtgtgtataatcttCAGCATCTATTATATAGAAATCAATAATACATGATATAGTGCTTCACAACTATATTCAGTGCTTCACAAACATCTTaccctgattcagacattatgatgtaTGTGTACAGCTATTTGTACActagtacatgtgtttgtgtgaatgactgtaactggGTTTAGTTTAAAAGTGAccctggatacaggtccttcaaatgcatggtacagataggaaatgtacttctttACCTGCAgtcagtataacatgtgaatgactgtacctgtgtacagatctgtacctgtgtacactgtacacgttgtatgagtgttgaacataatgtgtgaaggggCCTCTTGTTGTAATCCTTTCAACAATAGGTCGGGTAGAGTCAGGATTATTATCTCAACTCAAAAGTGTTCGTTATGgccttcaaagccctaaatggtttaggcccCAGGTTACTTGAAGGACTGTCTTCCCTAGTAATTCTACCTGCTTGACAATATCTGCCAAGAGGGCCCTGTTCTGCAAGTGGACACCTACAGAGTTTGGTTGTCATGGATGCAGGATAAGGCTTTCTCTTGTAATtgtccccaggctgtggaattccCTCTCAGAGGAGATCCCTACTGTGCTCTCCTGCTTGGCTTTCCAGAAGCAGTCTAATTATTTGGGATTTTGGTCAAACAATGTGAGGGTCTGGTTCTATACTGTCATGGTTCTGTTCTGTGGCTGCTGTCTTTTAATTCTCCactgttttattttataatgATTTTATTAtgtgttatttttaaatgttgaaCATCACCCTGGGGTTGATGAAGAACAACAGAGAAATGCAAAAAGATCTCAGGGGCTTGCCTGAGGCCATCTTTTAAGTTCAGGGCTGAGGTGAGATGTAAACTAGGCCCTGCCTGATTCACAGCTCATACTCTTTGCCACTACACTATATCAGCTCTCATAGTATTAAAAAAGAATATTGACAACAGCGGGCACATTACAATGTAAGCATTGTATGAATGTCCTCAATAAGAGAGGGAAGATTATAAGAATGAAATAAAGTAACTGTCAAAACAGCCTAACAGAGACAGTTTGATTTAAACTCATTTCCATCAGATTGTCTATTGCAGCGGAGAAGTAAAATCGTCCTGAAGAGCTGAAATTATGAGCGTTTGTAGGAAAAAAACAATTGCCAGCTATCTTGCAGTTCCAAGTAAGAGGTTtcggttttaaccttttaaaggcCCTTTAAATTTCTGCATTCCATAAACTGCTGTGTGTGCTGTAGTGAAGAgaatattggactaggactgagaagacaCAGGTTGAATGCCCCTCTCAACCATGAAGTTTACTAGgtaactttgggccagtcactctccctcaattcaacctacctcacagagtaaTTGTGAGAAGAAAAtgagaagtggggaaagaaaacatgCACATCGCTttgagctctttggagggagggtgggataaaaatgaaatTTAGAAATATGTAGTTTGGACATCCTGGATATCACAAGGACCACCTTCTCCTAAATGAACCTTTCTGATTACTCAAGTATGCCTTGCTGCAGCTCCTTTTATTTCCAGAAGCAAGACTGATGACCATAAAGAACAtgggtttttagcctactttccagtaggcttatgagactacctggcattctctgtgtgtatgtctgtgtgccCATCCCTCCCTATCAACTTTGTGATGCCtataccaatatgaaccaaattgtatACATTTGTAGGGACGcacagtgacacctcaatggtaggggcgtatctagggtggggcaggcagggcacatgctccaagcgccacttgaaggggggcgccatttcttaaaattaaaaaaaaaattaaaggctgccaaaaacaaaatggctgccgcacatgctcaaatggcctctgtgaggccctaggccataccaggcttcacagaggccatttgagcatgtgtggtggccattttgttttcagcagtcttttaaaaaaaattatttttaaaaatggccaccgcacatgcttaaatggtccatgtgaggccctagaggccagcaggggggagggggaacctttgcagaccccccccccagactttaggaagcccccagaaggggctacaggtgatt encodes:
- the KCNK13 gene encoding potassium channel subfamily K member 13, translated to MACRGFCCCSPSLAAFNEDNARFLLLAVLIILYMLCGAAVFSAIEQPTEREAQEKWQARFDNFSQRYNLSPGELRDFLWEYEVAYVAGVRMNDMRSRWDFPGAFYFVGTVVSTIGFGMTTPATITGKLFLIFYGLIGCAGTILFFNLFLERLITIIAYVMKSCHERQLRRKGALPQDIRQASGNAEVDSLAGWKPSVYYVMLILCLASLIISCCASAMYTPIEGWSYFDSLYFCFVAFSTIGFGDLVSSQNAQYENHGLYRFGNFIFILMGVCCIYSLFNVISIVIKQSINWILKKLECTCQKCQRKLFRSRRNVVVPGVARSQRNISIESDGVIESDTDGRRMSGEMISMKDLLASNKVSLAIMQKQLSDSANGFPRQMSIVSRQNGFAGGVGALGIMNNRLAETSTER